A single genomic interval of Danio aesculapii chromosome 5, fDanAes4.1, whole genome shotgun sequence harbors:
- the lix1 gene encoding protein limb expression 1 homolog, with protein sequence MSGADSDDDRAFKDLNVVGMLHKFWEQKQVAGVMMEMENLVVYESIPSPSPPFICYVTLPGGSCFGNFKHCYSKAEARRDAARVALMNSTFNELPCRRITPEFISHSVKEAVSTTSGNIADASDPSTSIGAYCLMLKLNTGKTMLEFQEIMTVFQLLHWNGTLKAFRDMRCSRQEVIQYYSQQRLDERTRSHMALDWLQKELQSPGLLSQELQLAVKELGEARRTGRELRFYKEKKEILSLALSHADAEDLEEEMSWKDETEFDCLEERTTDTNESCQFHSQGSDGDSLE encoded by the exons ATGTCTGGAGCGGATTCTGACGATGACAGAGCCTTCAAGGACC TGAATGTGGTGGGAATGCTTCACAAGTTCTGGGAGCAGAAACAAGTGGCAGGTGTGATGATGGAGATGGAGAATCTGGTAGTGTACGAGTCCATTCCTTCACCCAGTCCTCCATTCATATGCTACGTCACATTACCAGGGGGCAGCTGCTTCGGCAATTTCAAG CACTGTTACAGTAAAGCCGAGGCCAGACGTGACGCAGCTCGTGTCGCTCTGATGAACTCCACGTTTAATGAGTTGCCCTGCCGCCGGATCACTCCTGAGTTCATTTCACACAGCGTCAAAGAGGCCGTGAGCACCACCAGC GGTAACATCGCAGACGCGTCTGACCCCAGTACCAGCATAGGAGCGTACTGCCTCATGCTGAAGCTCAACACTGGGAAAACCATGCTGGAATTTCAG GAAATAATGACAGTGTTTCAGCTGCTGCACTGGAACGGTACTCTGAAGGCTTTCCGGGACATGAGATGCAGTCGTCAG GAAGTGATCCAGTACTACTCTCAGCAGCGTTTGGACGAGCGCACGCGTAGCCACATGGCGCTGGACTGGTTACAGAAGGAGCTTCAGTCGCCCGGCCTGCTCTCCCAGGAGCTGCAGCTGGCTGTGAAGGAGCTCGGGGAGGCCCGAAGAACCGGCAGGGAACTTCGCTTCTACAAGGAGAAGAAAGAAATCCTCAGTTTAGCTCTCAGTCACGCTGACGCCGAGGATCTGGAGGAGGAAATGTCCTGGAAAGATGAGACTGAGTTTGACTGTTTGGAGGAGAGGACGACCGATACGAATGAAAGCTGTCAGTTTCACTCTCAGGGCAGTGATGGAGATTCGCTGGAGTGA